From Magnolia sinica isolate HGM2019 chromosome 13, MsV1, whole genome shotgun sequence, one genomic window encodes:
- the LOC131223598 gene encoding uncharacterized protein LOC131223598 produces MASSSSTQTNHQLLLSSSYTATPAPPPTPSNQNLPSSTASDALSRLLHHHLLPPPLLSLPSRLRPSPPLPRFSFHPNLTQSLSTTCPPPFFQLTHHPIPSHLPKSADLHSLSLFPPSHQSPPDTWPLGHDADGRSFCFDPASSSSPSLSSLTELAESLEKVGLEVVEALSCAVGFDNPLREKGRACSLMWVSLPNGPEDDEDGSAKAGLNPGRVYPYVVGLQYQVRRRKYSLLADSGWVSVEPEVDSVLVTIGDIAQVWSNGKLKKVRGRPVANLGKEESVGSSSSSCVSMCLLVTLSMDNIISPLVPLAAMMLEDSQGKDGDGDGDGDGDKTINKFCAFSFEEYAWRVYHERFHFKDPLDRYRL; encoded by the exons aTGGCTTCTTCCTCTTCAACCCAAACCAATCACCAACTCCTCCTTTCCTCCTCATACACGGCCACACCAGCTCCACCACCCACCCCTTCCAACCAAAACCTCCCTTCCTCCACCGCCTCCGATGCTCTCTCCCGCCTCCTCCACCACCACCTCCTCCCACctcccctcctctctctcccctcccgcCTCCGCCCTTCCCCTCCTCTCCCTCGCTTCTCCTTCCACCCCAACCTCACCCAATCCCTCTCCACCACGTGTCCTCCTCCCTTCTTCCAGCTCACCCACCACCCCATCCCCTCCCACCTCCCCAAATCCGCCGACCtccactccctctccctcttccctCCTTCCCACCAATCCCCTCCCGACACGTGGCCTCTCGGACACGACGCAGATGGACGGTCCTTCTGCTTCGACCCCGCCTCCtcatcctctccctccctctcctccCTCACAGAACTCGCGGAATCTCTCGAGAAGGTCGGCCTCGAGGTCGTCGAGGCGCTATCGTGCGCCGTGGGATTCGATAACCCGCTGCGGGAGAAGGGAAGGGCTTGCTCATTGATGTGGGTGTCGTTACCCAACGGACCCGAAGACGACGAGGATGGGAGCGCGAAAGCGGGTCTGAATCCGGGTCGGGTTTATCCGTACGTAGTCGGGTTGCAGTATCAGGTTCGGCGGAGGAAGTACTCGCTGCTGGCTGACTCGGGTTGGGTTTCTGTCGAACCGGAAGTCGATTCGGTACTCGTCACCATCGGCGACATTGCGCAA GTTTGGAGCAATGGGAAGTTGAAGAAGGTGAGAGGGAGACCGGTGGCGAATTTGGGGAAGGAGGAGAGTGTAGGATCCTCTTCTTCATCTTGTGTATCCATGTGTTTGCTGGTGACTTTGTCGATGGACAACATCATTTCCCCACTTGTTCCATTGGCTGCGATGATGTTGGAAGATAGCCAAGGAAAGGATggcgatggtgatggtgatggtgatggtgacaAGACAATCAACAAGTTTTGTGCATTTTCTTTTGAGGAATATGCATGGAGAGTCTACCATGAGCGTTTTCATTTCAAAGATCCACTGGATAGATACCGCCTGTGA